Genomic DNA from Taurinivorans muris:
TTTTTTTTCGATTAATCGCGCCGTTATCAATATAACAATGCAAATTTCAAACAAAAGCCATGAATTTCACGCTCTGTTCCGCATAATGCCCAATAACGCCGAATAAAAACAAAAAGCGAAAACAACAATGCAGGCCCCGGAAGAAATATCCAAAACATAAGAAAGCCACAGCCCTGAAAAACCGAACAAAAAAGAAAACAAAACGGAAACAACTATCCTGCCTTTAAAAGACCGCATGCAAAGCGCCGCACTGGCAGCCGGAGCGGAGAGCAAAGCCAAAACCAAAATTATGCCCACCACCCGGATCAATAAAATAATGCACAACGTCACAAGCACATATAAAAAATAATGATAGAAAGTTACCGCTATGCCCTGCAAGCGTGCAAATTCCTCATCAAATAAAAACACCTGCCAATCTTTATAAAAAGCGAAAACACTCAGCACAATGAACACGGCAAGCCCGAACATTGCCCAAACATCGGTTTTTGAAACCGTTAAGAGATTACCGAAAAGATACGCTTCAATATTCGGAGTGTAGTCCGGAATAAGCCCGATGAAAATAACGCCGAGAGCCATGCCGAGCGCCCAGAAAAGGGCGATGAAAATATCATGGGAAACATGGGATTTCTTATACAAGAAAGCGATGAACAAAGCCGAGCAAAGGGAAAAGAAAAAGGCTCCGAGCATGGGATCAAATTCCAAAAAATACGCAAGCCCGATTCCGCCGTATGCGGTATGGGCAAGCCCGCCGCTTATCATGAGCATTTTTTTTTCAATGATCAAATTGCCGGCAATACCGCAGACAATACTGCTCAGCACAATGACAATGAAAGCATATTGCAGGAATTGATATTCAAATAACGCAGAAAACATAAACAACCTTGACTACAAAATATCATCCGCCTCACTACGGCGGTGTTCCAGTCCCATCTCACAACATCCGCCGTTTTCCCCGTCATGGACATGATAAGGCAAAACGCGGTGCGGGTGCCCATGGGCGATCAAATCAATGGGGCAGCCATACATTTTCGTTAAAATATCGGCATTGAGCCTGGGCTCTCCGTGATAAATCAGGGTTTGGCTCAAACAGGCTATGCTCTTCACACAGGAAGCGACGGCGGACAAATCATGCGTCACCATGATAATGGTCATTTTTTTATTCAATCCCGCCAAGACTTCAAAAATATGTTCGGAAGATCGGGGGTCGATATTGGCGGTAGGTTCATCAAGAAGCAGCAGTTTCGGATCGGTCAAAATCGTGCGCACAAGAAGAAGTTTTTGAAATTCCCCTCCGCTCAGCTCCGCGATGGTCCGTTTCGCCAAATGCTCAATGCCCAGCAAACAAAGACATTCCATCGCCTCTTCATGCATAGCTTTCGTATAACGATAAAAAAAATGCCGTTTTTTGCGCAAATAGGCGCTCATGCAAACTTCAAGCACATTGATAGGAAATTTCCTGTTCAAATCACTAGATTGAGGCATATAGCCCAAACATGAGAAATTGCGGGGCGCTCCGAAGATTTTAATGGTTCCGGAATACGGAATGCTGCCGGCAACGGCTTTTATCAGCGTTGATTTTCCACCGCCATTGGGGCCTAAAATGCCTAAAAAAGCCCCTTCCTCCACTTCCAGATTGACATTTTTCAATGCTTGATGCTGTGCGTAATAAACGTTTAAATTCTGAATGGATACTACGTTCATTTCACATGTTTTCTTGCATGGTTTTCGCTAACTGCAGCAAATTATCGGCATAATTCTTCGCCAAGGGATTCAGCATCACAGCTTTTCCGCCGATTTCCCGCGCGAAAGCCTGTACTTGCCGGCTTGCCGTCTGCTTTTGATAAAAAATCGCTTTCACATTATTTTTCTTTGCAATATCGATAAGTTCCTGCAAATATTTCACGCCTGCCTCTTTGCCGTGCTTTTCCAAGGCATACATGTCCAAGCCGTAATCATCGGCAAAATATCCGAAAGCAGGGTGAAACGCAATAAATATTTTTCGGGAGCCTGTCGTAAACATACCTTTAATTTCCGTGTCCGTTTTTTGCAGTTTTTCAATATACTTTTGCGCGTTTAAATAATATTCAGCACCGTGTTCAGGATCCACCCCGCTTACTTCTTCGGCAATTTTTTGAACCATTGCCATAACCCGCCGCGGAGAAAGCCAAATATGCGGGTCACGGCTCGCGCCTATGCTTAATTCCGGATATTTTTTTGCGGCTTCCTCATGCAAGGGCACCACGCGCAGCGATTCCGGCAGCATACCGAGAATATTCAATTTTTCCGCAAAAACACCGATGGTGAAATAAAGTTTCGCTTCTCTTATACCGACCAATTCCTTGGGGCTCGGGGCATAGCTTGCAGGGCTTCCCCCTTCCGGAATAACACAGACGATTTTCGCCCGTTCCCCCACAACTTCCTGTACAAACTCAATTTCAGGGGCGATACTCACAGCTATCGTAAAATCGTTTGCATAAGCCTGCCAAGGCAGCAGCACGCAAATGACATACAAAACAAACGGCAATTTTTTCATCTTTTTCATTTTTCTCATCTTTTTCACAATGGAGTCCGTATTTTGAAACCTATTTTCAAATTAAAGCTTTATTTACGATTATTTCCGACGAATTGCAATAAAAAAATTACCAAGGAGAAAAGCTTTGCAAAATATCCATTCTCTGCTAAAAAGAAGTGTCATAAAAGGAGTGGGTATGTATTATCAGCACGACATAAATCCTGTGTTTTTCTCTCTCGGACCTTTCATCAATATCCATTGGTACGGCATGATGTATGTGATCGCCTTTTTTTTGGGCTGGGCAATTGCCAGATACCTTTCAAAACTTCCCTTTTCCAATTTCAGTAAAAATGATGTGGAAGACCTGATAACCTATGTCATTCTCGGCGTTATTTTAGGGGGAAGAATCGGTTATATTCTCTTCTATGATTTGTCTTATTACCTTTCCAACCCGTTGGACATGCTCAAAATTTGGCAGGGAGGCATGTCTTTTCACGGCGGCTTTGCAGGTGTTTTGCTTGTTTTGCTCTATTGGGCGCATAAAAATAAAAAAGATTATATTGAACTGACGGATTTCATAGCACCCTGCATTCCCATCGGACTTTTTTGCGGAAGAATAGGAAATTTTATCAACGGCGAACTTTGGGGACGTGAAACGGAACTTCCATGGGCTGTGATTTTTCCGAGCGGCGGAACAATTCCCCGCCACCCCAGCCAACTTTACGAGGCGGGGCTTGAGGGACTGCTTTTATTTTTAATCCTGTTTTTCCTCGCACGGAAAAATCCCCCCAAGGGGCTGTTATCCGCTGTTTTTTGTATCGGTTACGCCCTCGCCCGCTGTTTTGCGGAATTTTTCCGTATTCCCGACCCGCAGTACGGCTACTTTTCCGGCTGTTTCACCATGGGGCAAATCCTCTGTTTACCCATGTTCCTCATCGGTTTTATTTTGCTTTATTTCTGTAAAAAATGGAAAGAACACCCCGATTATGACACCGTCCGGCTTAAAGACGGTTCCCTTATCCGGGTAAGGCGATATAAAAAATGATTGCCGTAAGCGTTTATATCCTTTGCGGAATATTGTCAGGATTTTTTTCCGGACTTCTCGGCATAGGAGGCGGACTTGTCATTGTTCCGCTTCTTATCATCGTTTTTGAACACACGCAGCAAATTCCGCCTCACCATATCATGCACGTGGTTGTGGCGACATCGCTTTCCGCTTCAATTTTTACCTCATTTTCCAGTGCTTACGCCCAAACAAAACATAAATGCGTGCTTTGGGATCTTGTGCGTGTCATGAGTCCTTTCATTATTTTAGGCACGCTCATAGGCGCGGGACTTGCGAATTTTTTCTCTGCGGATTTCATGCGCTGGATTTTGCTTGTTTTTCTTTTTTGCGTCGCCACGCAGATATTTTTTGATATTTCCCCAAAAAGCTCCGCAAAATATTTCAGCCCTGCCGCCTATCGGATAACCGCTTTCATTATCGGAGCTTTTTCAAGTTTTGTCGGACTTGCCGGCGGCAGTATCTTCGTGCCGTTTTTAAAATACACCACAGGCGATATGCACAAAGCTATCGGCACTTCCTCCGCTTTGGCATGGAGTTTGGCTTTAGCCGGCGGTCTGGGCTATCTTATTTCCGGATATTCCGTTGCGGACCTGCCGCGCACAAATCTTGGCTATATCCATATCCAAGCCCTGCTTTGCATAGCTTTCACCAGTATGCTCATCGCCCCTTTAGGAGTGAAACTTTCCCATGCCCTGCCTGTGCAGATTTTGAAAAAAATCTTTGCGCTGCTCTTATATGCATCCGCAATGCGCACGCTTATCACGGTCTTGTCCTGACATCAAATTCCGTGCATTAAATTCTGTTTGAATAAAGATTTTCCAAAAATTCTTCCATCGCTGCGTCCATTTGCGGAATAAAATCTTTCAATTCAAAAGATTTTTCGCAATGCCCGCAATACATATAGGCTTCATGGCAGGTCCTTTTTATGAGCAAGGCTTTCGCACACTCCGGACACAAGACCGTTGTTTGCTTTTCACGGGAACTTCTAAAAAACATGGTATCTCCTCAACCGATAAAATGACATGCCGCCTTATGATCCGCGCTGCCGGACAAACAAGGTTTTTCTTCCAGACATCTCTTTTGCGCCGAAGGACAGCGGCTTGCAAAAGCGCAGCCGAGCCGCCTTTGCAAAAGGCTTGGCATTTCCCCCTGCAAAACAAGTTCCTGCCGGGGCTTGCCAACATACGGAGCCGAGGCGATAAGAGCTTTCGTATACGGGTGCAAAGGGTTTTCAAACAACGCTTTCCGCGGCGCCTGTTCAACGATTTCACCCGCGTACATGACCATTATCTCATCGCACATGAAAGAAATGACTTGCAGATTATGCGAAATAAACAGATAGGTTAAATCGTATTTTTCTTTCAAATCCAAAAGCAGGTTCAAAACCTGCGCTTGGTGCGAAGCGTCCAAAGCGGAAACGGATTCATCGCAAACCAAAAGCTCCGGTTTTGTGATAATCGCCCTTGCAATGGCGATACGCTGACGCTGACCGCCTGAAAATTCATGGGGATACCGAAAATAATATTCTTTTTCAAGCCCCACTTCTTCCAAAATATTTTCCACAGCTTCCCGCAAAGCCTTGCGGGATATTTTCTGCGCCTTATTTTTGTTGATTTTCAATGGTTCGCCGATACTTTTTCCAACACAAATCCGCGGATTTAACGAAGAAAAAGGGTCTTGAAAAATCATTTGCAGCGCATAGGGATTATAAAAATTCTCCTCAACGGGTCTTCCCTTATACAGAATTTCCCCGCCGCTTTTCGGCAATAACCCCACAAGCATTTTCGCAAGCGTGGACTTGCCGCAGCCGGATTCTCCCACAAGTCCGAGGCATACGCCTTTTTTTAAGTGAAAATTCACCTCATGCACTGCGAAAAAATCTTGTTTTGCGCTTATTCCTGTTCTTATGCCGAAGCTTTTGCTTAACTTATTGACCGTCAGCATGGTATTTTGGCAGATACGTGTCTATTTCAATATTCGCGTCTGCAAATGTCGCCATTTCATTGTAAATGACCTTGGCGGAACGAAGAAGCTGCAAGGCGAGGCTCGCCCCCGTCCCCTCACCGAGACGCATGGATAAATCAAGCATGGGCTTTTCGCCCAGACACCGCATGATTTTCTGATATCCGGGTTCCGCTGAAGCGTGGCTTAAAAACGCATAATCCTTGACAATGGCATTGATGGAATATGCCGCCGCATAAGCCGCGGTTGAAATAAAACCGTCAATGATGACAGGATGTTTCAGCGCACTTGCCCCAAGAACAACCCCGCATAATGCCGCAATTTCAAAACCGCCCAAACTTGCCAATACTTGCAGCGCGTCCGCATTCGGATATGTGTTTTTGTGCCTGTGCAAAGCCTGACCGATGATTTTCGCCTTATGCGCGATCCTTTCTTTTGACAAGCCAGCCCCCGGCCCGGTAATTTCAAAAGGGTCAAGCCCGAAATATTCGCAAAAAAGAGCGGTTGCCGGCGTGGTGTTCGCAATGCCCATTTCCCCGATGGAAAAAATCCCGTATCCTTTCCGCACGCCCTCGCAAACGGCATTCGCCCCCGCTAAAACAAGCTGTTCGCAAAGCTCCAAACTCATGGCGTCCTCACGGGCGATATTTCCGCTCATTTCAAGAGCGTTGATTTTTCTTGCCCGCCCATGCTCCGGACAAACGCCTTTATGACCTGCATCGAGCAAAAGAATATCCATGGCATTTTGTTTTGCCAAAACGCTGATTGCGGCGCCTCCCGATAAAATATTCAAAATCATGAGGTGCGTCACTTCCTGCGGGTTTTGGGCGACCCCCTCCGCATACACGCCATGATCGGCGGCGGCAAGCACATGAAGCGCGGGGTCTGTTTCAAAAGGAAATTTTCCTTGATAAATGGTGAAAAGCTTAGCGGCAAATTCTTCCAAACGCCCGAGACTGCCGACCGGTTTTGTTAAATTATTCAAATGATTCTGCGCCACAGCCAGCAAACTCTTATCGCTGGCGGCAAGGGCCGAACACAATTCTTGAAAGGAACGGAACATACGATACCTCGCATAAACATTGACAACTCATTCATACTGCAAAAACATAAAAAAATAAAGAGAAATGCGTTCCGCTAAAAAAGTATTTCCGCCGGCTGTTCCGCTCCGTTTATCTTGGTTTTTTTAAATTTTCATATTTTCCTTTGACAAAATCATTGTTTCTATGTATTTATTTTTTGTGCTGATGCCCGGATGGCGGAATTGGTAGACGCAAGGGACTTAAAATCCCTGGACCCGAAACGGTCGTGCGAGTTCAAGTCTCGCTCTGGGCACCACCATTTTTTTGAAGAATGAAAGCGGCAGTCTGCCGTTTTTTTATTTCCGCCTCTATTTTCTTATTTTTTCATTTTTCCGGTATTTTCCTGTTCTTTTAACTGTTGAATAATTCTTTTTTTTGTGCCATACTGACATAAATAATTTTTAGGTGAAGCATTATGAATGAACAACGCTTTTTGTCACAGCTTGAAGAGTTTTCAACGGCATTTAATGATACCAAAGGCAACGGCGTGACCCGCTTTTCCTGGTCGCACACAGCCACATTGGCCCAGTCATGGCTTGAAAAAGAATTTTCCCGCATGGGAATTTCCTTACGGGCGGACGGTGCCGGCAATTTGCACGCCCATATAAAAGGTAAAACCGACCTGCCCAGGGTCATTGTCGGTTCGCATTTGGACACGGTGCAAAACGGCGCAAAATACGACGGTTCTTTCGGACTTGTCGCCGCCCTCGAAACATTGCGCTCATTCCGCGAAGAAGGCTTCATTCCTAACCGCAGCATTGAATTTATCGCTTTCGCCGAAGAAGAAGGCGCAAATTTCGGAACGACCTGCCTCGGCAGCAAGCTCATAACCGGCATTATTAAGCCAAACGATTTGAAATCCCTTTGCAATGATGAAACAAATGCATGGGATATGCTTGAAAAATTCGGTTTGGACCCTGC
This window encodes:
- a CDS encoding metal ABC transporter permease; the encoded protein is MFSALFEYQFLQYAFIVIVLSSIVCGIAGNLIIEKKMLMISGGLAHTAYGGIGLAYFLEFDPMLGAFFFSLCSALFIAFLYKKSHVSHDIFIALFWALGMALGVIFIGLIPDYTPNIEAYLFGNLLTVSKTDVWAMFGLAVFIVLSVFAFYKDWQVFLFDEEFARLQGIAVTFYHYFLYVLVTLCIILLIRVVGIILVLALLSAPAASAALCMRSFKGRIVVSVLFSFLFGFSGLWLSYVLDISSGACIVVFAFCFYSALLGIMRNRA
- a CDS encoding metal ABC transporter ATP-binding protein: MNVVSIQNLNVYYAQHQALKNVNLEVEEGAFLGILGPNGGGKSTLIKAVAGSIPYSGTIKIFGAPRNFSCLGYMPQSSDLNRKFPINVLEVCMSAYLRKKRHFFYRYTKAMHEEAMECLCLLGIEHLAKRTIAELSGGEFQKLLLVRTILTDPKLLLLDEPTANIDPRSSEHIFEVLAGLNKKMTIIMVTHDLSAVASCVKSIACLSQTLIYHGEPRLNADILTKMYGCPIDLIAHGHPHRVLPYHVHDGENGGCCEMGLEHRRSEADDIL
- a CDS encoding metal ABC transporter solute-binding protein, Zn/Mn family, whose translation is MKKMKKLPFVLYVICVLLPWQAYANDFTIAVSIAPEIEFVQEVVGERAKIVCVIPEGGSPASYAPSPKELVGIREAKLYFTIGVFAEKLNILGMLPESLRVVPLHEEAAKKYPELSIGASRDPHIWLSPRRVMAMVQKIAEEVSGVDPEHGAEYYLNAQKYIEKLQKTDTEIKGMFTTGSRKIFIAFHPAFGYFADDYGLDMYALEKHGKEAGVKYLQELIDIAKKNNVKAIFYQKQTASRQVQAFAREIGGKAVMLNPLAKNYADNLLQLAKTMQENM
- the lgt gene encoding prolipoprotein diacylglyceryl transferase; the protein is MYYQHDINPVFFSLGPFINIHWYGMMYVIAFFLGWAIARYLSKLPFSNFSKNDVEDLITYVILGVILGGRIGYILFYDLSYYLSNPLDMLKIWQGGMSFHGGFAGVLLVLLYWAHKNKKDYIELTDFIAPCIPIGLFCGRIGNFINGELWGRETELPWAVIFPSGGTIPRHPSQLYEAGLEGLLLFLILFFLARKNPPKGLLSAVFCIGYALARCFAEFFRIPDPQYGYFSGCFTMGQILCLPMFLIGFILLYFCKKWKEHPDYDTVRLKDGSLIRVRRYKK
- a CDS encoding sulfite exporter TauE/SafE family protein, with amino-acid sequence MIAVSVYILCGILSGFFSGLLGIGGGLVIVPLLIIVFEHTQQIPPHHIMHVVVATSLSASIFTSFSSAYAQTKHKCVLWDLVRVMSPFIILGTLIGAGLANFFSADFMRWILLVFLFCVATQIFFDISPKSSAKYFSPAAYRITAFIIGAFSSFVGLAGGSIFVPFLKYTTGDMHKAIGTSSALAWSLALAGGLGYLISGYSVADLPRTNLGYIHIQALLCIAFTSMLIAPLGVKLSHALPVQILKKIFALLLYASAMRTLITVLS
- a CDS encoding dual CXXC motif small (seleno)protein; translation: MFFRSSREKQTTVLCPECAKALLIKRTCHEAYMYCGHCEKSFELKDFIPQMDAAMEEFLENLYSNRI
- a CDS encoding ABC transporter ATP-binding protein → MLTVNKLSKSFGIRTGISAKQDFFAVHEVNFHLKKGVCLGLVGESGCGKSTLAKMLVGLLPKSGGEILYKGRPVEENFYNPYALQMIFQDPFSSLNPRICVGKSIGEPLKINKNKAQKISRKALREAVENILEEVGLEKEYYFRYPHEFSGGQRQRIAIARAIITKPELLVCDESVSALDASHQAQVLNLLLDLKEKYDLTYLFISHNLQVISFMCDEIMVMYAGEIVEQAPRKALFENPLHPYTKALIASAPYVGKPRQELVLQGEMPSLLQRRLGCAFASRCPSAQKRCLEEKPCLSGSADHKAACHFIG
- the cobT gene encoding nicotinate-nucleotide--dimethylbenzimidazole phosphoribosyltransferase gives rise to the protein MFRSFQELCSALAASDKSLLAVAQNHLNNLTKPVGSLGRLEEFAAKLFTIYQGKFPFETDPALHVLAAADHGVYAEGVAQNPQEVTHLMILNILSGGAAISVLAKQNAMDILLLDAGHKGVCPEHGRARKINALEMSGNIAREDAMSLELCEQLVLAGANAVCEGVRKGYGIFSIGEMGIANTTPATALFCEYFGLDPFEITGPGAGLSKERIAHKAKIIGQALHRHKNTYPNADALQVLASLGGFEIAALCGVVLGASALKHPVIIDGFISTAAYAAAYSINAIVKDYAFLSHASAEPGYQKIMRCLGEKPMLDLSMRLGEGTGASLALQLLRSAKVIYNEMATFADANIEIDTYLPKYHADGQ